In Desulfovibrio sp. X2, a single window of DNA contains:
- the gcvT gene encoding glycine cleavage system aminomethyltransferase GcvT, whose amino-acid sequence MSALKETPLSGWHAEHGAKMVDFAGWKMPVQYEGIIKEHEQTRTAAAVFDICHMGEFLLKGPGARDALDRIVTHNLLTLGAGKCRYGFMLNERGGVLDDLIVYCLGEDDYMLVVNGACEESDFSWCAGHLPHGLTFTNVSAETAKIDLQGPRSLDALEKALGSSWGHLKYFNFERSTFDGAPLIVSRTGYTGELGYELYLPWNKALAMWELLLGVDYVKPAGLGARDTLRLEMGYPLYGQDLDTEHTPVEAGYGFLMGKEGPFVGKEALGEVRGKLVPLEIEGRRSARHGDAVLGPGGKPCGVVTSGAFSPTLGHCLALAYVDAAQAERATFTIKGQRVDLPAKRSELPFFKEGTARMKTA is encoded by the coding sequence ATGTCTGCGCTGAAGGAAACTCCGCTGTCCGGCTGGCATGCCGAGCACGGCGCGAAAATGGTCGATTTCGCCGGATGGAAGATGCCCGTGCAGTACGAGGGCATCATCAAGGAGCACGAGCAGACGCGCACTGCTGCGGCGGTCTTCGATATCTGCCACATGGGCGAGTTCCTGCTCAAGGGCCCGGGCGCGCGCGACGCGCTGGACCGCATCGTGACCCACAACCTGCTTACCCTGGGCGCGGGCAAGTGCCGCTACGGCTTCATGCTCAACGAGCGCGGCGGCGTGCTGGACGACCTCATCGTCTACTGCCTGGGCGAGGACGACTACATGCTCGTGGTCAACGGCGCCTGCGAGGAGTCCGACTTCTCCTGGTGCGCCGGTCACCTGCCCCACGGCCTGACCTTCACCAACGTCTCGGCCGAGACGGCCAAGATCGACCTGCAAGGACCGCGCTCTCTGGACGCCCTGGAAAAGGCCCTCGGCTCCTCGTGGGGCCACCTCAAGTATTTCAACTTCGAGCGCAGCACCTTCGACGGCGCCCCGCTCATCGTCTCCCGCACCGGCTACACGGGCGAGCTCGGCTACGAGCTCTACCTGCCCTGGAACAAGGCCCTGGCCATGTGGGAGCTGCTGCTCGGCGTGGACTACGTGAAGCCCGCGGGCCTGGGCGCACGCGACACCCTGCGGCTGGAGATGGGCTACCCCCTCTACGGCCAGGATCTGGACACCGAGCACACGCCCGTGGAGGCCGGATACGGCTTCCTCATGGGCAAGGAAGGTCCCTTCGTCGGCAAGGAGGCGCTCGGCGAGGTGCGCGGAAAGCTCGTGCCCCTGGAGATCGAGGGGCGCCGCAGCGCGCGCCACGGCGACGCGGTCCTCGGGCCCGGCGGCAAGCCCTGCGGCGTGGTCACCAGCGGCGCCTTCTCGCCCACCCTCGGCCACTGCCTGGCCCTGGCCTACGTGGACGCGGCCCAGGCCGAGCGCGCCACGTTCACCATCAAGGGTCAGCGCGTCGATCTCCCTGCCAAGCGCAGCGAACTGCCTTTCTTCAAGGAAGGCACGGCGCGCATGAAGACCGCCTAA
- a CDS encoding DUF6485 family protein — protein sequence MPSASRLAQCPRSKANTAQCTCTYTSCPRHGLCCECLHHHRVRGELPGCYFSETDEKTYNRSVDFFVQRFNK from the coding sequence ATGCCCTCTGCTTCGAGACTCGCCCAGTGCCCCCGCTCCAAGGCCAACACGGCCCAGTGCACCTGCACTTACACCTCCTGCCCGCGGCATGGACTGTGTTGCGAATGCCTGCACCACCATCGCGTGAGGGGCGAACTTCCGGGCTGCTATTTTTCCGAGACGGATGAGAAGACATATAACCGCAGCGTTGATTTCTTCGTCCAACGCTTTAATAAATAG
- a CDS encoding GAF domain-containing protein, whose product MSCKAINQQLLGIICSVFDAHSAVLFLPEEAGSYSMAASFSLSDKIKKGAVIAPGQGLAGWIIRNREPLLINNFDQKRGVLGYYEGGEESRVRAFMGCPLDRDMGVLCLDSMRTYSFSAKDQKILHQFAQFIVGLAEDRDQRAADGSLSGYYRALQAISMLRTKTPRWTTFIDGFLQIVAEAAGMSTVFLTVRDENGRHYFVEGATRLPVRGASPDQAYPIGNGIIGWVYKNGAPVFSGDRESASSMPLFGKDVVTAPYATLACLPLLVHRRTRGVLVAADERGVPLSDDLKAFLAMATGNLALFLENLYLKNRLTSAAGKE is encoded by the coding sequence ATGTCCTGCAAGGCCATCAACCAACAGCTCCTCGGCATCATCTGCAGCGTCTTCGACGCGCACTCCGCCGTGCTCTTCCTGCCCGAGGAGGCCGGCTCCTATTCCATGGCCGCTAGCTTCAGCCTGAGCGACAAGATCAAGAAGGGTGCCGTCATCGCCCCTGGACAGGGGCTCGCGGGCTGGATCATCCGCAACCGCGAGCCGCTCCTGATCAACAATTTCGACCAGAAGCGCGGCGTGCTCGGCTACTACGAGGGCGGAGAGGAGTCGCGCGTGCGGGCCTTCATGGGCTGCCCGCTGGATCGCGACATGGGCGTGCTTTGCCTGGACAGCATGCGCACCTACTCCTTCAGCGCCAAGGACCAGAAGATACTGCACCAGTTCGCCCAGTTCATCGTCGGCCTGGCCGAGGACCGCGACCAGCGCGCCGCGGACGGCTCCCTGTCCGGCTACTACCGGGCGCTGCAGGCCATCTCCATGCTGCGCACCAAGACGCCGCGCTGGACCACCTTCATCGACGGATTTCTGCAGATCGTTGCCGAGGCCGCGGGCATGTCCACGGTCTTCCTCACCGTGCGCGACGAGAACGGCCGCCACTATTTCGTGGAGGGAGCCACCCGCCTGCCCGTGCGCGGAGCCTCGCCGGACCAGGCCTACCCCATCGGCAACGGGATCATCGGCTGGGTCTACAAGAACGGCGCCCCCGTCTTTTCGGGCGACCGCGAATCCGCTTCGTCCATGCCGCTCTTCGGCAAGGACGTGGTCACCGCGCCGTACGCGACCCTGGCCTGCCTGCCGCTGCTCGTGCACAGGCGCACCCGAGGGGTGCTCGTGGCAGCGGACGAGCGGGGCGTCCCCCTCAGCGACGACCTCAAGGCATTCCTGGCGATGGCTACGGGCAACCTGGCGTTATTTCTCGAGAATCTCTATCTGAAAAATCGTTTGACCTCAGCTGCGGGAAAGGAATAA